One Brachyhypopomus gauderio isolate BG-103 chromosome 15, BGAUD_0.2, whole genome shotgun sequence genomic region harbors:
- the LOC143476910 gene encoding cilia- and flagella-associated protein 46-like, with the protein MLASAGIALAPDAFQMVLDAERLPKVSGSKPHVEELAAKAQHNLTCEQKVEGHLAKLDRDTNDRERMRLWASLVKAARREEVWDVCMAACRFCLLYDDGRWRNKCEQMYEGSPVEGNQGDRELAARGLSLQGDRELLRLLAEVHFITAEATILKLRSEGVELNGSPVPPVVRGAGSPEADPQWTVYRDWIQNMSAYATANFLRGAELGAELQEEWLVANAAVYLWNYNSHVLATGGQRALMPTFCRLVELLRHTGHAGEVVLLVLLCDSVAQGLIQPWCVPPGETSQASQPQTGRAKKGGGKGTERSASTQAFPLEAAAVQDIKKALELARMAPDCKWSDLVAELYVWTQLAHFAHQSSDHDLIMTCTQNALQLEQAAIHSTKVTVCSLYSVRAVQEMLSSDACLRGLSMLHQCCGHPVRYVAALGALQSSIRLAEQATSWPLCGSAARHYWNACLPLLASPQYRQQLRRPLELILRALAHTYPQPAKI; encoded by the exons ATGCTGGCAAGTGCTGGTATTGCTCTGGCCCCTGACGCCTTTCAGATGGTTCTGGATGCAGAGCGTCTTCCCAAAG TCTCAGGCAGCAAACCCCATGTGGAGGAGCTTGCTGCCAAGGCCCAACACAACCTGACCTGTGAACAAAAGGTTGAAGGTCATCTGGCCAAGCTGGACAGAGACACAAATGACCGAGAGAG AATGAGGCTGTGGGCGTCTCTGGTCAAAGCTGCAcgcagagaggaggtgtgggatGTTTGCATGGCAGCCTGCCGCTTCTGTCTCCTCTACGATGATGGGAGATGGAGAAACAAGT GTGAACAGATGTATGAGGGAAGCCCAGTGGAAGGTAACCAAGGTGACCGAGAGCTGGCAGCAAGAGGACTGTCTCTGCAGGGGGACAGAGAACTCCTGCGCCTGCTGGCTGAGGTCCACTTCATCACTGCCGAG GCAACCATACTAAAACTCCGCTCTGAGGGGGTGGAGCTTAATGGCTCTCCAGTCCCACCTGTTGTGAGAGGAGCAGGTTCACCTGAGGCTGACCCACAGTGGACTGTGTACAG AGACTGGATCCAAAACATGTCAGCCTATGCTACAGCTAATTTCCTGCGAGGTGCTGAGCTGGGGGCGGAGCTACAGGAGGAGTGGCTGGTGGCTAATGCAGCTGTGTACCTGTGGAACTACAACAGCCACGTGCTGGCCACCGGAGGGCAGCGCGCTCTCATGCCCACGTTCTGTCGGCTGGTGGAGCTGCTCAGACACACGGGCCATGCTGG GGAGGTGGTGCTTCTGGTCCTGTTGTGTGATTCTGTGGCTCAGGGTCTTATTCAACCTTGGTGTGTCCCACCTGGAGAAACCAGTCAGGCCTCACAGCCACAGACTGGCAGGGCAAAGAAAGGTGGCGGGAAGGGTACAGAGAGATCGGCCTCAACTCAGGCCTTTCCTCTGGAGGCAGCTGCTGTGCAAGACATCAAGAAGGCACtagag CTGGCGCGAATGGCACCGGACTGTAAGTGGTCCGATCTGGTGGCGGAGCTATATGTGTGGACTCAGCTTGCTCACTTTGCCCACCAGAGCTCTGATCACGACCTCATCATGACCTGTACCCAGAATGCACTGCAGCTAGAGCAGGCTGCCATTCATAGCACAAAGGTCACAGTGTGTAGCCT gtacagTGTTAGAGCAGTACAGGAGATGCTGAGCAGTGATGCATGTTTGAGAGGACTGAGCATGCTCCATCAGTGCTGTGGCCATCCTGTCCGTTACGTGGCCGCACTCGGCGCGCTGCAGTCCAGCATCAG GTTGGCCGAGCAGGCGACTAGCTGGCCACTGTGTGGGAGCGCAGCCAGGCACTACTGGAATGCCTGTCTCCCTCTGCTGGCCTCCCCGCAGTATAGACAGCAGCTCCGGAGACCGCTGGAGCTCATTCTGAGGGCCCTGGCCCACACCTACCCCCAGCCAGCCAAA aTCTGA